A window of Fluoribacter dumoffii NY 23 contains these coding sequences:
- a CDS encoding TrbI/VirB10 family protein, whose amino-acid sequence MNQNNDYLSPDNSPQKLQTAGVKRVNNVPLMIAIGILTLFVVLIAFVANKRANAQNQPPEIVKVKNPKKNTMSLANDVVGNHKSAVIPPQSVTIANSETTPLPIPEQLPHKEDTLTQDVSEAEIERIRQEKTQEFEEAVKAKTSVMVDNPRLNNRDTTKTSMNSNEMALNIDPSLAFKEQLALLQGRQPKPIPQTLGGEENEMRWHLNSTLQSPNSRYELRAGSVIPGVMISGISSELPGQIIAQVSQNVYDTATGKYLLIPQGTKILGLYSSDVPFGQNSVLVAWQRLVFPDSKALDIGSMPGSDSAGYAGFRDQVDHHYARIYGSALLMSGIIAGITYSQNTNQSNQFGYAQPTAGSVMSQALGQQLGEVTSQLVSKNLNVSPTINVRPGYRFNIIVVKDLTFKQPYRQFAY is encoded by the coding sequence ATGAATCAAAATAATGATTATTTGTCACCAGATAATTCACCGCAAAAGCTTCAAACCGCAGGAGTAAAACGTGTAAATAATGTGCCACTAATGATTGCAATTGGTATTTTAACTCTTTTTGTGGTGCTCATCGCATTTGTTGCCAATAAACGAGCTAATGCGCAAAACCAGCCACCAGAAATAGTGAAGGTTAAAAACCCAAAGAAAAATACCATGAGCCTTGCCAATGACGTGGTAGGAAACCATAAATCAGCAGTAATTCCGCCCCAGAGTGTCACGATAGCTAACAGTGAAACAACCCCTTTGCCCATTCCTGAGCAACTTCCACATAAAGAAGATACTCTGACACAAGATGTATCTGAAGCTGAAATCGAGCGCATTCGTCAGGAAAAAACTCAAGAATTTGAAGAGGCTGTCAAAGCTAAGACATCCGTAATGGTCGATAACCCACGATTGAATAATCGCGACACTACCAAAACGTCGATGAATAGCAATGAGATGGCATTAAACATCGACCCTTCATTAGCGTTTAAAGAGCAGCTCGCATTATTACAAGGCAGGCAGCCCAAACCCATACCACAAACTTTAGGTGGTGAAGAAAATGAAATGCGCTGGCATTTAAATTCAACACTTCAAAGCCCAAACAGTCGATACGAACTAAGAGCTGGTAGTGTAATTCCAGGGGTAATGATTAGTGGCATTTCCTCAGAATTACCAGGCCAAATCATAGCTCAGGTCTCACAAAACGTATATGACACCGCTACCGGAAAATATCTTTTAATACCTCAAGGAACCAAAATATTGGGACTATATTCCAGTGATGTCCCTTTTGGTCAGAACTCTGTATTAGTGGCATGGCAACGCCTGGTTTTTCCAGATAGTAAGGCCTTGGATATTGGCTCTATGCCTGGTTCTGATAGTGCTGGATATGCCGGATTTCGCGATCAGGTAGATCATCATTATGCGCGAATTTATGGTTCAGCACTTTTAATGTCAGGCATTATTGCTGGCATTACTTATAGCCAAAATACCAATCAATCTAACCAATTCGGTTACGCCCAGCCCACAGCTGGCAGCGTCATGAGTCAGGCTTTGGGGCAACAGTTGGGCGAGGTCACTTCGCAACTGGTTTCAAAAAACCTGAATGTGTCTCCCACCATCAATGTTCGACCAGGTTATCGTTTCAATATCATCGTGGTGAAAGATTTAACGTTTAAACAGCCCTATAGGCAATTTGCTTATTAA